A DNA window from Porphyromonas gingivalis ATCC 33277 contains the following coding sequences:
- a CDS encoding DUF4301 family protein, which produces MTTSLFNNDDLNQLESKGITPEEAMRQVEALRYGFPYPNIIAPASLENGIMRLDEDDKSAYLLEWDRYLNSPNCNVVKFVPASGAASRMFKDLYNFLDADYNEPTTDAEKAFFAHLTRFAFYDSLNETCLRNAWRTVPKLVASKEYKTVVENLLYPKGLNYGNLPKGLLLFHLYGKETRTPTEEHLAEGALYERSGTRQVKVHFTVSPEHIEEFKNNIDKRQRFLEDEYCIRYEVSFSVQDSSTDTLALTPEGELFRLETGELLFRPGGHGALIRNLQETNADIVFIKNIDNVVPDFLKCDTIIYKKLIAGVLVKAREHIFNYLQLLEKPKVVHAQLMEIVDFLRDNFCIEISNIDLMEDKDLLELLRRKLDRPIRVCGMVRNQGEPGGGPFIIREADGSSSLQILESTQIDMSDPQKRAMFEQGSYFNPVDLVCSLRDYKGEQFNLESFVNPKTAFISEKSKDGRKLLALERPGLWNGAMDDWNTIFIEVPISTFAPVKTVNDLLRPEHQPCQS; this is translated from the coding sequence ATGACTACGTCCCTCTTCAACAACGATGACCTGAACCAACTGGAATCTAAAGGCATCACACCGGAAGAAGCAATGCGCCAGGTAGAAGCTCTCAGATATGGATTCCCGTATCCCAATATCATTGCACCTGCTTCATTAGAGAATGGAATCATGCGTTTGGATGAAGATGACAAATCCGCTTATCTGTTGGAGTGGGATAGATATTTGAATAGTCCGAACTGCAACGTTGTCAAGTTTGTACCGGCATCCGGTGCTGCTTCGCGCATGTTCAAGGATTTGTACAACTTCCTTGATGCCGATTACAATGAGCCAACTACGGATGCAGAGAAGGCGTTCTTTGCACACCTTACTCGATTTGCATTCTATGACTCCCTTAACGAGACATGCCTGCGCAATGCTTGGCGCACAGTACCCAAACTCGTAGCTTCCAAAGAATACAAGACGGTGGTGGAGAATCTGCTCTATCCCAAAGGTCTTAACTATGGCAATCTTCCGAAAGGTTTGCTCCTCTTTCACCTCTATGGAAAAGAAACCAGAACTCCCACCGAAGAACATTTGGCCGAAGGAGCACTCTATGAGCGCAGCGGTACAAGACAGGTCAAGGTACATTTTACCGTTTCGCCCGAGCACATCGAAGAATTCAAAAACAACATAGATAAACGCCAACGTTTTTTGGAGGATGAATACTGTATCCGCTACGAGGTTTCATTCAGTGTGCAAGATTCATCTACCGACACATTGGCACTAACTCCGGAGGGCGAGCTATTCCGTCTCGAAACCGGAGAGCTCCTTTTCCGCCCGGGTGGCCACGGAGCACTCATTCGCAATCTTCAGGAGACAAATGCAGACATCGTTTTCATCAAGAATATCGACAATGTAGTCCCCGACTTTCTCAAGTGCGATACCATTATATATAAGAAGCTCATCGCCGGCGTACTGGTAAAAGCCAGAGAGCATATATTCAACTATCTCCAACTACTGGAAAAGCCCAAAGTCGTTCATGCCCAACTGATGGAGATCGTCGATTTCCTTCGGGACAATTTCTGCATTGAAATCTCGAATATAGACCTGATGGAGGATAAAGACCTCTTGGAACTGCTTCGTCGTAAATTAGACCGTCCGATACGTGTCTGCGGTATGGTGCGCAATCAGGGTGAACCCGGTGGGGGGCCTTTTATCATTCGCGAAGCAGACGGCAGTTCTTCCTTGCAAATACTGGAAAGTACTCAGATCGATATGTCCGATCCCCAAAAGAGAGCTATGTTCGAACAAGGCTCCTATTTCAATCCTGTGGATTTGGTTTGCTCTTTGCGCGACTACAAAGGGGAACAGTTCAACCTCGAATCTTTCGTTAATCCCAAAACGGCCTTCATATCCGAAAAGAGCAAAGACGGACGTAAACTGCTCGCCCTTGAACGGCCGGGTCTGTGGAACGGGGCAATGGACGATTGGAATACAATATTTATAGAAGTGCCTATCAGCACATTTGCTCCGGTCAAGACGGTCAATGACCTCTTGCGACCTGAGCACCAACCCTGTCAGAGCTAA